Proteins from one Parvibaculum lavamentivorans DS-1 genomic window:
- a CDS encoding thioesterase family protein, giving the protein MTALFTAGQPLECPLRKVEKQWVDFNGHLNMAYYHVLFDESLDVAFTGLGIGWDYTKQGEGSCFTAEVHVCYLDELKEGDPVRITYQLLDADEKRIHVFGHMYHAEKGYLAATSEQMCIHVDMKSRRASPFPDMQMGRIAELMKAHEGMTRPEQAGRVIGIKRK; this is encoded by the coding sequence ATGACTGCCCTCTTCACCGCCGGACAGCCACTCGAATGCCCGCTTCGCAAGGTCGAGAAGCAATGGGTGGATTTCAACGGACATCTCAACATGGCCTATTACCATGTGCTGTTCGATGAATCGCTGGACGTGGCTTTTACCGGACTGGGCATCGGCTGGGATTATACCAAGCAGGGCGAAGGCTCATGCTTCACGGCGGAGGTGCATGTCTGCTACCTGGACGAGCTGAAGGAAGGCGACCCGGTTCGCATCACTTATCAGTTACTCGACGCAGACGAAAAACGCATCCATGTCTTCGGCCATATGTATCACGCGGAGAAGGGCTATCTCGCCGCGACGAGCGAACAGATGTGCATTCACGTCGACATGAAATCGCGCCGTGCCTCGCCCTTTCCCGACATGCAGATGGGGCGGATCGCGGAACTGATGAAGGCGCATGAGGGGATGACGCGGCCGGAACAGGCAGGGCGGGTGATCGGGATAAAGCGGAAGTAG
- a CDS encoding FAD-binding oxidoreductase, translated as MSRAAARDEGRVAALGELQALLGDRLTTAAAMREAHGRDESWHAVAMPDAVAFARTTEEVAAIIRICSAYDMPVIPFGAGTSLEGHVSAVHGGLSLDLSQMNAILEVNAADLDVRVEAGVTRKQLNDYLRDTGLFFPIDPGANATIGGMVATRASGTNAVRYGTMRENVLNLTAVMADGSVVRTARRARKSSAGYDLTRLLIGSEGTLGIVTEVTLRLYGIPEAIRSGVVPFASIEGAVDAVIETIQSGLPVARIEILDPLSIRACNAYSKLTLAEVPTLFVEFHGTDASVAEQAERFGAIASEHGGGASEWATKAEDRTKLWEARHNAYYAALAYAPGKKGMVTDVCVPISRLAEAIRGTLADLETSFLKAPIVGHVGDGNFHMLLLMDPANPQDLAEATRLHDRMVARALSLDGTCTGEHGIGEGKIKFLEAEHGTGVAVMRAIKQALDPKGILNPGKIFSA; from the coding sequence ATGAGCAGGGCAGCGGCGAGGGACGAGGGAAGGGTGGCGGCGCTTGGTGAATTGCAGGCGCTTCTCGGCGACCGGCTGACGACAGCGGCTGCGATGCGCGAGGCTCATGGCCGCGACGAGAGCTGGCATGCCGTCGCGATGCCCGATGCCGTCGCCTTCGCGCGGACGACGGAGGAGGTCGCCGCCATCATCCGCATCTGTTCCGCTTACGACATGCCCGTCATCCCCTTCGGCGCGGGCACCTCGCTTGAAGGCCATGTCTCCGCGGTGCATGGCGGCCTGTCGCTCGATCTCTCGCAGATGAATGCCATTCTCGAGGTGAACGCGGCCGATCTCGATGTGCGGGTCGAGGCGGGCGTCACGCGCAAGCAGCTCAACGACTATCTGCGCGACACCGGATTGTTCTTTCCCATCGACCCCGGCGCCAATGCCACCATCGGGGGCATGGTCGCGACGCGCGCGTCCGGTACCAATGCAGTCCGCTACGGCACCATGCGCGAAAACGTGCTGAACCTCACTGCCGTCATGGCGGACGGCTCGGTGGTGCGGACCGCGCGGCGGGCCCGCAAGTCTTCCGCCGGCTATGACCTCACGCGGTTGCTGATCGGCTCCGAAGGCACACTCGGCATCGTCACCGAGGTGACGCTCCGGCTCTATGGCATACCGGAAGCTATCCGTTCGGGCGTCGTCCCCTTCGCCAGCATCGAAGGCGCGGTCGATGCCGTCATCGAGACCATCCAGTCGGGTTTGCCCGTCGCCCGCATCGAAATTCTCGATCCCCTGTCGATCCGCGCCTGCAACGCCTATTCCAAACTGACGCTCGCCGAAGTGCCGACCTTGTTTGTCGAGTTTCACGGCACGGATGCCTCCGTCGCGGAACAGGCGGAACGCTTCGGCGCCATCGCTTCGGAGCATGGCGGCGGCGCGTCCGAATGGGCGACGAAAGCCGAAGACCGCACGAAGCTCTGGGAAGCGCGCCACAACGCCTATTACGCCGCGCTCGCCTATGCGCCCGGCAAGAAGGGCATGGTCACCGATGTCTGCGTGCCGATCTCGCGCCTCGCGGAAGCGATAAGGGGCACGCTGGCCGATCTCGAAACCTCGTTCCTGAAAGCACCCATCGTCGGCCATGTCGGCGACGGTAATTTCCACATGCTGCTGCTGATGGACCCCGCAAACCCGCAGGACCTCGCGGAAGCCACCCGCCTCCACGACCGCATGGTCGCCCGCGCCCTCTCCCTCGACGGCACCTGTACCGGCGAACACGGCATCGGCGAGGGCAAGAT